The stretch of DNA TGCTTTTTGCATCCGTTGTGGCCGCGCCGGCCGAAAGGCCCCGCCCCCTGGGCTGGGCGATGGAGGCGCTGCGCGGCGGCAGCTGGGACACCGCCGCAGCCCTTGCCGCCCGCGACGGCGAAGTGGCCGCCGACATCATCGAATGGCACCGCCTGCGCGCCGGTCGCGGCACGTACCAAGACGTCGTGAATTTCCTCGACCGCCGCCCCGACTGGCCCGGCGAAGCGCTGTTGCGCGCCCGCTCGGAAGAGGCAGTGGCAGAGGCCTCCGACACCGCCATCTTGGCCTTCTTCGAAGAAATGGCCGCCCAAACACCAGAAGGAATTCTCGCCCACGCCGCCGCCCTCGCCCGCGCCGGTCGGGACGGAGAGGCCGAGGCAAACCTCGTCCTCGCCTGGCGCACTCTGCCGATGGCGGGCACGACCCATGCGCGGTACATCAACGCGCATAGCGGTCTATTGAGACCCCACCACGCCGCCCGCCTCGACGCGCTTTTGTGGTCAGACGACCTGACCAGTGCTCGCCGCATGTTCGACCTGGTGGACAAGGGGCAACTCGCGCTTGCGCAGGCCCGCATCGGGCTTGGGGCGCTTGCAAACAACGTCGATGCCCTGATCGACGCCGTGCCCGAGGCGCAGCAGAACGACCCCGGCCTCGCCCACGCTCGTTTTGAATGGCGCGTCCGCAAGGGCCGCTGGGACGACGCCAGGGCGCTGCTCATGGACCAATCCCGCTCCGCCGACGCCCTCGGCCAGCCAGAGGAATGGTCCAACCGCCGCCGCGCCCTCGCCCGCGATGAAATGCGCGACGGCGACGCGGCCCTCGCCTACCAACTCGCCGCCCGCCACTTCCTGACCGAAGGGTCGGCCTATGCCGATCTCGAATGGCTGGCAGGCTATATCGCCCTGCGCAAGCTGCAGGACCCCGAGGTGGCACTCGGCCACTTCCAGAACCACCGCAACGCCACCCGCTCCCCCATCTCGCGCGGGCGCGCAGGCTATTGGATCGGACGCGCCCACGAGGCCATGGGCAACGACGAAGAGGCGCGCGCCGCCTATGCCGAAGGCGCAGAGTACCAAACCTCCTTCTACGGCCTGCTGGCCGCCGAACGGGCCGGGCTCCCAACCGACCCCCTCCTCGACGGCTCCGAAACCTTCCCAAACTCTCAGGAAAACCCCCTGACCGACAACGACCTCTTTGAGGCGGGCCTGCTCCTGCAAGCCTCCGGCGAGTTGACCCTCGCCGAACGCTTCTGGACCCACCTCGCGGAAACCCTCGACCGCGACGCCGCAGGGCGCTTGGGCCAGGTCGCCATCGCCGCAGGCCAACCGCACCTTGCCGTCATGATCGGCAAGCGTGTCGCGCGGCGCGGCATCACGCTGCATGCGCCCTACTACCCCCTGCACCCGTTGGCGGACGCGGACCTGCCCATGGCCCCCGAAATGTCCCTCGCCATCGCCCGGCGCGAAAGCGAATTCGACCCGGTCGTCCAATCCGGCGTCGGCGCGCGCGGGCTGATGCAGATCATGCCCGGCACAGGTCGCGACGTCGCCGCCGACCTTGGCGTTTCCGCAGACCACACAACCGCGCGGCTGATCACCGACCCCGTCTACAACGCGCGCCTCGGCGCCACCTACCTCAGCCAACTCGCGGCCCGCTTCGACGGCAACGTGATCCTTATGTCCGCAGGCTACAACGCCGGCCCCTCCCGCCCCGACCAATGGATGCTGCGCTACGGCGACCCGCGCCGGGGAACCGAAGACTTCGACGTCATCGACTGGATCGAACACATCCCCTTCCGCGAAACCCGCAACTACGTCATGCGCGTCACCGAAAGCCTGCCCATCTACCGCGCACGGCTGGGCAACGACCCGCTGCCGATCCCCTTCTCCGAAGAGCTCACCGGCTCAACCCTGCTGTCGTTCGCGCCATAAGGTAAACAGCCCCGCCGCCACGATAATGGCCGCACCGAAGATCACGTTCACCTCCATCACCTCACCAAACACGGTGATGCCCACCAGCGCGGCAAAGACCATCTGGAAATACGCAAAGGGCTGCACCGCGCTCGCCTCCGCCACTTCATAGGTGCGGATCAGCAGCCAATGACCCAAGGCACCGGTCAGGCACAACGCGCCCATCCAGCCCCAATCGACCGCATTCATCGGCTCCCAAAACCACACCCCGACAAATGTCATGGCCACAGCGCCGCTGGTTCCGGTCCAAAAGAAACTCGTCGCCGTGCTGTCGTCCCGCGCCACATACCGCGTCAGCAGCCCATAAACGGCAAACATGATGGCCGACGCCAACGGGATCACCGCCGCCGGGTCAAACACGCCCAATCCGGGTTTCAGAATGAACAGCACGCCGACAAAACCGACCCCAATCGCGACCCACCGTCGCCAGCCCACATGCTCGCCCAAAATCGGCCCAGACAGGGCCGCGACGAGCAGCGGATAGGCGGCAAACACCGCGTGGCTTTCCACCAACCCCAGGATGGTAAAGGCCGTCACCATCACGCAAATCTCAGCCGCTAGCAGCAGCCCACGCAGCCCCTGCACCACCGGCTGCCGCGTCTGCGCCGCCGCCCGCACCCCCCCTGCCTTGCGCGCGGCCACGCTGATGACAAAGGCCGCAAAGAACCAATACCGGATCATCACGACCATGAAGACATTGTATTCGGCGGCCAGATGGCGCGAGATTCCGTCCTGGCTTGCGAACACCACCGACACCGCGATCATCAGCGCAATGCCCAGCCGCGTGTTATTGCCCCGGCTCAACCCAACACGCCCCGCGTCATATGCCGCTTGCGACCAAAGCCCGGCACGCGGGTGACGGTGAACCCCGCCTCCTCCAACCCGCGCCGGACAAAGCCTGCCGCCGTATATGTGGCCACTGTCCCCGCGGGGACAGTACGCGCGGCCACCTCCGCCATCAGGTCCGCCCCCCACAATTCCGGGTTCTTCGCAGGTGAAAACCCGTCCAGAAACCACGCATCGGCGCGGCCCTGCCAGGCGGCCAAGGTCTCGCGCGCATCGCCCTCGACCACGGTCAGCGTCGCATCGTCAAACTCAGCCGACCCGCCACCAGCCGCAACCAACTGCGCCGCCAACTCCGCCACCTCAGGAAACGCGCCCAACGCTGTCTCCATGGCCTCAACATCCATCGGAAACGCCTCGAAACTGGTGAATCTGAACCGCCCCGGCGCCCCAGCATCCCGCCATGCCATCCAAGCGGTCAAAAAGTTCAGGCCCGTCCCAAACCCAAGCTCGGCAATATGAAACCCATCGACAAACCGCGCTGGGAGATCATTCCCGTCCAGAAACACATGCCGCGTCTCGGCCAATCCATTATCCAGCGAAAAATACGGATCATCAAACCGCACCGACACCGGCACACGGCCCTCACGCCACTCAAGCTCTGCCCGCTGGTCCTGCATCATCCGCCCCTGTAAAGGATACCGGCGCGACCTTGGCGAAAGGCAAAACGAATGGCAACGGCAGACATAACCGTCCGCGGCGCAGGCATCTTTGGCCTGTCCATCGCTTGGGTCCTGACCCAGCGGGGCGCTAAGGTGCAGGTGGTCGATCCACACGGCCTCGCCGCGGGGGCATCGGGTGGCATCGTCGGCGCTCTCGCTCCGCATGTGCCGGAAAACTGGAACCCGAAAAAACAGTTCCAACTGGAAAGCCTTCTCATGGCCGACGCCTTCTGGGCCGAGGTCGAAGCCACAGGCGGCGCCTCAGCCGGCTACGCCCGCACAGGCCGCTGCCAACCCATCGCCGACGACGCAGCCCTCGCGCTCGCACGCCAAAGGTCAGAGACAGCCAAAACACTCTGGGGCGACGCCGCCAGCTGGACAGTCCGCCCCATTCAAGACCCCGCATGGGCCGCAAACAGCCCCACGGGGATGGAAATTTTTGACACACTCAGCGCCCGTGTTCACCCGCGCCAGGCCTGTGCGGCTCTCGCCGCAGCCCTCAACGCCAAGGGCGTCAGTATCCTAGACCGCGCTCCGGACACAGACATCACCATCCACGCCACAGGCGTCGCAGGACTTGACCAACTTAACGCCAACCACACCCGTATGGTCGGCGCAGGCATCAAGGGCCAAGCCGCCCTTCTGGACTTCGCGGCCCCCGATGCCCCCCAGCTTTTCGCCGACACGCTGCACATCATCCCACACGCCGACGGCACCACCGCGATCGGCTCCACGACGGAACGGGACTACGACGACCCAACCAGCACAGACCACCAACTCGACGACATCTTGACCCGCGCCCACGCCGCCGTCCCCGCTCTGCAAGATGCCAAAGTCATCGGCACATGGGCGGGCCTCCGCCCCCGCTCCCGCAGCCGCGCCCCCATGCTCGGGCCATGGCCCGACCGCTCGGGTCACTTCATCGCAAATGGCGGGTTCAAGATCGGCTTCGGCATGGCGCCCAAGGTCGCCACCACCATGGCCGACCTCGTCCTCAACGGCGACGACACGATCCCCCAGGGGTTCGAGGTAAGCGCCTCGCTTTAGGCCTCCGCCTCCATACACATCCGCCCATCCGGCCCGCGAACCCAGAACGTCCGCCCCTTCCGGCAAAACGTCCCGACTTCGTCGTGCATGAGCGGCGATGTCGCCCGAAACCGAAAACGCTCCAAAGGCCCCAAAGCCGCCTCAGCCATCAGCATCAAGTGCTGCGCCAGAAGCGGCCCATGCACCACCAACCCGTCATAGCCCTCAACCTCGCGGGCATAAGGCTGGTCATAATGAATGCGGTGCCCATTGAACGTCAGCGCCGAATAACGAAAAAGCAGCGTCGCGTCGAACGCATGCTCCACAGCCTCCTCCTCATCCACCGGCGCAACCGGCGGCACGGGCCGCGGTGCATCCAGATCAGGATCCTCGCGATAGACCAGATCCTGCCATTCGCTCACGCATGGGCGACCCGCCTGCCACACCTCATGGCGCAAGGTGACAAAGGCGAGCGGCCCCGTCCGCCCCTCCTTGCGCACGGCGTTCTCACACACCGTCACCCGTTCCGCCTCAGCCCCTAGCCGCAAAGGCGCATAAAATTCCAACCGCCCCCCGGCCCACATCCGGCGCGGCAGGCCCATGTCGGGGATCACGCCACCCACCTTCGGATGCCCATCGCGACCAAGCCCGCCCGGCGGCGCAGGCGACCAAAAATACAGCTGGTGAAAGAACGGCGGCAACGGATCACCCGCTTGCAACACCCCAGCACCCCCCAGCGCGACCTGCATCGCACAGGCACGCGCGGGGTCCATCACATCGCTTTGACGAAGCGTATCGCTCTTGGCACTCTGCATACACGCACCCTGCGCGACGGAGCCGGAAAATGGAACAGCCCACCCTCTACAGCCTCGACCATCTGGTGATCACAGCCGCCGACATGGACGCCACCATCGCGTTCTACACGCATGTCCTCGGCATGACGCACCGCACGCTCGACGTCCCCGGCGAGCGCCCGCGCCACGCGCTGTTCTTCGGCGCGCACAAGATCAACCTGCACCAAAGGGGCGCTGAATTCGAACCCAAAGCGGCGCAAGCCAACGCAGGCACGGCAGACTTGTGCTTTCTCACCGAAATCCCGCTCGACATCTGGCAAGCACACCTCACAGCAACCGGCACGCAGATCGAACTCGGGCCCGTCCCGCGCACAGGGGCGCAATGGCCGATGCAATCGCTCTATGTCCGCGACCCCGACGGCAACCTGATCGAAATCGCGATCCGCGCCGACTAACGCCCGATCTCCGCCCGCAGCGCCACCATCAAGGCTGTCAACTCGCGCACGTAAATCTCACCCGTCAGCCGTCCGTCCTCATCGAACTCCTTGCTGGACCCGGCGAGATGGATCTCGGGGCCCTGCAAAATACGCGGGCGAAAGGCGACCATGCAGGCGCGCAGGATCATCTGCGCGCGCTCACCACCAGCGCGCCCCGCGGCGGCGGACATCACGGCGACAGGCTTGTCGGTCCAGGGCCGCCCCTCGACGCGGCTCACCCAATCCAGCGCATTCTTCAACACACCGGGCGGCGCTTTGTTGTATTCGGGGGTCGAGATGATGACGGCGTCAGCCTCTGCAATCTGGCGCGCCAACACCTG from Tateyamaria omphalii encodes:
- a CDS encoding NADPH-dependent FMN reductase, yielding MTTPILLGISGSLRAEATNTKLMREAARLFGDCTFVEGDLRMPLYDGDLEAAEGVPEPAQVLARQIAEADAVIISTPEYNKAPPGVLKNALDWVSRVEGRPWTDKPVAVMSAAAGRAGGERAQMILRACMVAFRPRILQGPEIHLAGSSKEFDEDGRLTGEIYVRELTALMVALRAEIGR
- a CDS encoding NAD(P)/FAD-dependent oxidoreductase — encoded protein: MATADITVRGAGIFGLSIAWVLTQRGAKVQVVDPHGLAAGASGGIVGALAPHVPENWNPKKQFQLESLLMADAFWAEVEATGGASAGYARTGRCQPIADDAALALARQRSETAKTLWGDAASWTVRPIQDPAWAANSPTGMEIFDTLSARVHPRQACAALAAALNAKGVSILDRAPDTDITIHATGVAGLDQLNANHTRMVGAGIKGQAALLDFAAPDAPQLFADTLHIIPHADGTTAIGSTTERDYDDPTSTDHQLDDILTRAHAAVPALQDAKVIGTWAGLRPRSRSRAPMLGPWPDRSGHFIANGGFKIGFGMAPKVATTMADLVLNGDDTIPQGFEVSASL
- a CDS encoding FAS1-like dehydratase domain-containing protein — protein: MQSAKSDTLRQSDVMDPARACAMQVALGGAGVLQAGDPLPPFFHQLYFWSPAPPGGLGRDGHPKVGGVIPDMGLPRRMWAGGRLEFYAPLRLGAEAERVTVCENAVRKEGRTGPLAFVTLRHEVWQAGRPCVSEWQDLVYREDPDLDAPRPVPPVAPVDEEEAVEHAFDATLLFRYSALTFNGHRIHYDQPYAREVEGYDGLVVHGPLLAQHLMLMAEAALGPLERFRFRATSPLMHDEVGTFCRKGRTFWVRGPDGRMCMEAEA
- a CDS encoding VOC family protein, which encodes MEQPTLYSLDHLVITAADMDATIAFYTHVLGMTHRTLDVPGERPRHALFFGAHKINLHQRGAEFEPKAAQANAGTADLCFLTEIPLDIWQAHLTATGTQIELGPVPRTGAQWPMQSLYVRDPDGNLIEIAIRAD
- a CDS encoding DMT family transporter is translated as MSRGNNTRLGIALMIAVSVVFASQDGISRHLAAEYNVFMVVMIRYWFFAAFVISVAARKAGGVRAAAQTRQPVVQGLRGLLLAAEICVMVTAFTILGLVESHAVFAAYPLLVAALSGPILGEHVGWRRWVAIGVGFVGVLFILKPGLGVFDPAAVIPLASAIMFAVYGLLTRYVARDDSTATSFFWTGTSGAVAMTFVGVWFWEPMNAVDWGWMGALCLTGALGHWLLIRTYEVAEASAVQPFAYFQMVFAALVGITVFGEVMEVNVIFGAAIIVAAGLFTLWRERQQG
- a CDS encoding lytic transglycosylase domain-containing protein, which translates into the protein MSRIALAFALLFASVVAAPAERPRPLGWAMEALRGGSWDTAAALAARDGEVAADIIEWHRLRAGRGTYQDVVNFLDRRPDWPGEALLRARSEEAVAEASDTAILAFFEEMAAQTPEGILAHAAALARAGRDGEAEANLVLAWRTLPMAGTTHARYINAHSGLLRPHHAARLDALLWSDDLTSARRMFDLVDKGQLALAQARIGLGALANNVDALIDAVPEAQQNDPGLAHARFEWRVRKGRWDDARALLMDQSRSADALGQPEEWSNRRRALARDEMRDGDAALAYQLAARHFLTEGSAYADLEWLAGYIALRKLQDPEVALGHFQNHRNATRSPISRGRAGYWIGRAHEAMGNDEEARAAYAEGAEYQTSFYGLLAAERAGLPTDPLLDGSETFPNSQENPLTDNDLFEAGLLLQASGELTLAERFWTHLAETLDRDAAGRLGQVAIAAGQPHLAVMIGKRVARRGITLHAPYYPLHPLADADLPMAPEMSLAIARRESEFDPVVQSGVGARGLMQIMPGTGRDVAADLGVSADHTTARLITDPVYNARLGATYLSQLAARFDGNVILMSAGYNAGPSRPDQWMLRYGDPRRGTEDFDVIDWIEHIPFRETRNYVMRVTESLPIYRARLGNDPLPIPFSEELTGSTLLSFAP
- the mnmD gene encoding tRNA (5-methylaminomethyl-2-thiouridine)(34)-methyltransferase MnmD; amino-acid sequence: MQDQRAELEWREGRVPVSVRFDDPYFSLDNGLAETRHVFLDGNDLPARFVDGFHIAELGFGTGLNFLTAWMAWRDAGAPGRFRFTSFEAFPMDVEAMETALGAFPEVAELAAQLVAAGGGSAEFDDATLTVVEGDARETLAAWQGRADAWFLDGFSPAKNPELWGADLMAEVAARTVPAGTVATYTAAGFVRRGLEEAGFTVTRVPGFGRKRHMTRGVLG